A part of Carassius carassius chromosome 4, fCarCar2.1, whole genome shotgun sequence genomic DNA contains:
- the eda2r gene encoding LOW QUALITY PROTEIN: tumor necrosis factor receptor superfamily member 27 (The sequence of the model RefSeq protein was modified relative to this genomic sequence to represent the inferred CDS: inserted 1 base in 1 codon): MDCSMDEYYHTGQCHKCPQCPPGQELKEDCGYGAGVSAVCGVCDVRWLKEDWGSHPCALCQNCRRLNRHQIKRCTHTDNTVCGNCLPGFYTKMRLDGLEDLECLPCGPVPFRNIQCNRGEVTGATKVQTSAPPIQNVSSKVTACAATAVLTTVLFAIVCITYQTRXSLRKTCKCCLSPVSNSHQDSDTALVPLITLHTVMQNAEVDTSNPCLLLKDPCTLDDITTTTTSDLGLNGCEVLPLVRSLACTDPATGVIMQATETPEGSSSDSALSRQHVILTLVGGQYTVRPCCAVEQRTAWGLHAPEKCTELDLQHLSNAPELQTLGPS, translated from the exons ATGGATTGCTCGATGGACGAGTATTACCACACCGGTCAATGCCACAAATGCCCACAATGTCCACCTGGCCAAGAGCTCAAAGag GACTGTGGTTATGGTGCAGGCGTGTCAGCTGTGTGTGGCGTATGTGACGTTCGGTGGTTAAAGGAAGACTGGGGCTCTCACCCTTGTGCACTGTGCCAGAACTGCCGGAGACTCAATAGACACCAAATCAAgcgctgcacacacacagacaacacaGTGTGTGGAAACTGCCTCCCTGG tttcTACACCAAAATGCGACTGGATGGACTAGAAGATTTAGAATGCCTTCCATGTGGCCCAGTCCCCTTCAGAAACATACAGTGTAACC GAGGAGAAGTGACTGGTGCGACAAAAGTCCAGACCTCAGCACCTCCCATCCAAAATGTATCTTCCAAAGTTACCGCTTGTGCCGCAACAGCTGTATTAACAACCGTCCTATTTGCTATTGTGTGTATCACCTACCAGACAC CTTCACTCAGGAAGACATGCAAAT GTTGTTTATCACCTGTCAGTAACAGTCACCAAGACAGTGACACAGCTTTGGTTCCCTTAATAACCTTACACACAGTGATGCAGAATGCAGAAGTGGACACATCAA ATCCTTGCCTGCTATTGAAGGATCCCTGCACTCTTGATGACATCACCACCACCACGACGTCTGATCTTGGCCTGAATGGGTGTGAGGTTCTTCCTCTGGTGCGAAGCTTGGCCTGCACTGATCCTGCAACAGGAGTCATCATGCAGGCAACAGAAACACCTGAAGGTTCTTCTTCAGACTCTGCCCTTTCCAGACAGCATGTCATTCTCACTCTTGTAGGAGGACAGTATACAGTGAGGCCCTGCTGTGCCGTAGAGCAGCGGACAGCCTGGGGGCTTCATGCTCCGGAAAAGTGCACTGAACTGGACCTTCAGCATCTCTCCAATGCCCCAGAGCTCCAGACATTAGGACCTTCATAG